In Vagococcus luciliae, one genomic interval encodes:
- a CDS encoding GntR family transcriptional regulator, with translation MSKQPLYKKIYQELKKDILTGVYLEETQVPTELELSEKYEVSRITSKRALMELEAEGLIYRVRGKGSFVKQRQETMPQEKKNTLLFIMPFAQNEGLGNYAEGILASLNTSDYRLHMQSHDWLQTEDALYLSSDYAGVIYYPINMQESIDFLYQCHMQNIPVVLLDKQIEKIHYPCVVADNESGGSLASKELISKGYDEVIFVSGTGLTESSSVRDRYMGYLSAVYEASLTPQHIVKTPLQTMDQLFESVYDVICHNKKESVGLVCENDIVAIRLMTYLKQQGMDIGDEIGIIGFDNIQATQLVDPPLTTIAQDFYRMGEVAGELLLKQLNKEPVDSLVNVIPVSIIPRQST, from the coding sequence ATGTCAAAACAGCCATTATACAAAAAAATATATCAAGAACTGAAAAAAGATATACTAACTGGTGTGTATCTTGAAGAAACACAAGTACCAACTGAGTTAGAGTTATCTGAAAAATATGAAGTTAGTCGTATTACGTCTAAACGAGCATTAATGGAACTTGAAGCAGAAGGACTAATTTACCGCGTACGTGGAAAAGGAAGCTTTGTAAAACAACGTCAAGAAACAATGCCACAAGAAAAAAAGAATACTTTACTATTTATCATGCCTTTTGCGCAAAATGAAGGATTAGGAAATTACGCAGAAGGAATACTTGCCTCACTAAATACATCAGATTATCGTTTACACATGCAATCTCATGATTGGTTGCAGACTGAGGATGCTCTGTATTTATCAAGTGATTATGCGGGAGTGATTTATTACCCAATTAATATGCAAGAAAGCATTGATTTTTTATATCAATGTCATATGCAAAATATACCAGTCGTTTTATTAGATAAACAAATCGAAAAAATTCATTACCCTTGCGTTGTGGCAGATAATGAATCTGGTGGTTCTCTTGCATCAAAAGAGTTAATCAGTAAAGGCTATGATGAGGTTATTTTTGTTAGTGGGACAGGTCTAACAGAAAGTTCGTCTGTTCGTGATCGTTACATGGGCTATTTATCAGCAGTTTATGAGGCTTCTTTGACACCTCAACATATTGTGAAAACCCCTTTACAAACTATGGACCAGCTCTTTGAGTCAGTCTACGACGTTATTTGTCATAACAAAAAAGAATCTGTTGGTTTAGTCTGTGAAAATGATATTGTTGCTATTAGATTAATGACGTATTTAAAACAACAAGGCATGGATATTGGAGACGAAATTGGTATTATTGGGTTTGATAATATTCAAGCCACACAATTAGTTGATCCACCTTTGACAACTATTGCACAAGATTTCTATCGTATGGGGGAAGTCGCTGGAGAGCTATTACTTAAACAGTTAAATAAAGAACCAGTTGACTCATTAGTTAATGTGATTCCTGTTTCCATTATTCCAAGACAAAGTACATAA
- a CDS encoding protein O-GlcNAcase codes for MMIDQTLKVFAEYDDVVFTKQYHVVEDKNISMTFSGTFFRFESLDNCFDQFNLAHPFILWEKEHGEFQVKHRFNRNLSNDGFMLSIKEDKMILIDSRTMNGCRFAIELLQRLIVKNKSQLFLPIVKVTHTPSFEVRGIIEGFYGVPWTHEMRKDCLVFLSSKRMNTYMYAPKDDEYQRKLWRELYPKEKLDEFRELLNLSTAHHIDFWYMISPGNDLNYLDNTDLSVLKHKLKQMVQLGVTHFGLLMDDIAYELSDDVKKKFKTSAQAHAYLMNVVYDYLVEEIPYVKFVACPTEYDNHYDSPYLEELTRLLHQDIPLFWTGPTTLSRHITTEDIKKMSDIYQRQMIIWDNVPVNDFEQDNELIFLSQYSNRSKQLSGNQYNVLGIVLNPMAQWELSKITVGHSAKYMWQTDRANDLAMWHQVLQEYGQTKENGRALDILSKHFTNRHLEPSISVEWQQLVKQQDIDSLTDILKELSQAVETLKKMNNHNFLTEITPWFERVMLEDQLWQAMISKNDKKAHTLYQELMTKKHRVGSQIPIIYYETYLKKSSGE; via the coding sequence ATGATGATAGACCAAACGTTGAAAGTATTTGCTGAATATGATGATGTGGTGTTTACAAAACAATATCATGTAGTAGAAGATAAAAATATATCAATGACTTTTTCGGGAACGTTTTTTCGATTTGAAAGTTTAGATAATTGTTTTGACCAGTTCAATTTAGCTCATCCATTTATTTTATGGGAGAAAGAACACGGAGAATTTCAAGTCAAGCATCGATTTAACAGAAACCTATCAAATGATGGCTTTATGTTATCTATCAAGGAAGATAAGATGATTTTGATTGACAGTCGCACGATGAATGGCTGCCGTTTTGCTATCGAATTATTACAAAGATTGATTGTTAAAAATAAAAGCCAGTTATTTCTACCGATAGTAAAAGTGACACATACTCCGTCATTTGAAGTGAGAGGAATAATCGAAGGGTTTTATGGTGTTCCATGGACGCATGAGATGAGAAAAGATTGTCTTGTTTTTTTATCTTCAAAGAGAATGAACACTTATATGTATGCCCCCAAAGATGATGAGTATCAGCGAAAACTTTGGCGAGAGTTATATCCCAAAGAGAAACTAGATGAGTTTAGAGAGTTATTAAATCTATCAACAGCTCATCACATTGACTTTTGGTATATGATAAGCCCAGGAAATGACTTGAATTATTTAGATAACACAGATTTATCCGTGTTAAAACATAAATTGAAACAAATGGTGCAATTAGGTGTGACACATTTTGGGTTATTAATGGATGATATTGCTTATGAATTAAGTGATGATGTGAAGAAAAAATTTAAAACAAGTGCTCAAGCGCATGCGTATTTGATGAACGTTGTTTATGATTACTTAGTAGAAGAGATCCCTTATGTTAAATTTGTTGCGTGTCCAACAGAATATGATAATCACTATGATTCTCCTTATTTAGAAGAATTGACAAGATTGTTACATCAAGATATTCCACTATTTTGGACAGGACCAACAACACTATCTCGACATATTACGACTGAAGATATAAAAAAAATGTCTGATATTTATCAACGTCAGATGATTATTTGGGATAATGTACCGGTTAATGATTTTGAACAAGACAATGAATTAATTTTTTTAAGTCAGTATAGTAATCGAAGTAAACAGTTATCAGGTAATCAGTATAATGTATTAGGAATTGTACTCAATCCAATGGCCCAGTGGGAACTCTCTAAAATAACAGTTGGACATAGTGCAAAATATATGTGGCAAACAGATCGAGCAAATGATTTAGCGATGTGGCATCAAGTATTACAGGAGTATGGTCAAACAAAAGAGAATGGTCGAGCATTAGATATTTTATCAAAACATTTTACCAATAGACATCTTGAACCAAGCATATCAGTAGAGTGGCAGCAGTTAGTAAAGCAACAAGATATTGATTCCTTGACAGATATTTTGAAAGAATTAAGTCAAGCGGTTGAAACACTGAAAAAAATGAATAATCATAACTTTTTGACAGAGATTACGCCTTGGTTTGAAAGAGTGATGTTAGAAGACCAGTTATGGCAAGCCATGATATCAAAAAATGATAAAAAAGCACAT